In Desulfoferula mesophila, the genomic window TCCACCAGCACGTCCACCGGGCGGCCCCAGGCGCTGGCCCCCCCCAGCCATCCCGTGGCAAAGGGCTGGTAATCCACCGCCTTATCGCCTTCCAGACGCACCAGACTCACCCTGTAGCCGATGGGCTTGCTGCGGTTCCAGGAGCCGTGCTCGGCGATGAACACGGCCCCCCGAAAGGCCGGCGGGAACATCTCGCCGGTGTAAAAGCGCATGCCCAGAGCGGCCACGTGGGCGGGCAGCTTGCGAGCGGCCGGGGCGAAGCGGGCGCAACCCCGATCCTGGTTCAGCTCCGGGTCGGGCACCCCGGCGTGGCAATAGGGGAAGCCGAAATCCAGCCCCGGCCGGGGGGCCCGGTGCAGGCTGTCCGGGGGCTCGTCGTCGCCCATCCAATCGCGGTCGTTGTTGGTGAACCACAGCACCCCGCTGCCGGGCCGCCAGTCCAGGCCCACCGAGTTGCGGATGCCCCGGGCGAACACCTCGTAGCCGCCCTGGTCATCCATGCGGATGATGCTGGAAAAGGGGTCCGGGGCCTCGCACACGTTGCAGGGAGCCCCCACCGCGATGTAGAGCAGGCCGTCGGGACCGAAGGCGGCGTAGCGCCAGCCGTGGTGGGAGTCGCCTGGCAATTGGTCGGTAATCAGCACCGGGGCCGGGGGCGCGTCCAGGTTGTCCTCAATTTTCGGTAGGTTGTACACCTTGTCCACCGCCGCGACGTACAGGTCGCCGTCCCTGAGGGCCACCCCGTTGGGCTGGCGCAGGCCCTGGGCCAGGGTGAGCACCTCACCCGCCCGGCCCAGCCCGCCTTCGCGCACCGCGAACACCTTGTCCCCGCGAGTGCCCACGATCAGCGTGCCCTTGGGGCCCAGCGCCAGGGAGCGCGCCCGGGCACCCTGGCGTGCAGGCTTATGGCGAAGCCGGGGGGCAGCTTGATCTGCTCCAGGGGCAGGCCCTCGCCCCAGGTGGGGGCGGGGGGCACGGGAGCCAGGCCCATGAACCAGCCCGCTACCAGCCCGAGGGGAACCAACAGCAGCAAAAACAGCCATTTTCCGCGTCCACGCAAAGTTGTCCTCCTTGCCGGCGTCCTAATCAAACATTATGGCACAGGCGACCGGCCCGACGAAAAAACGGCCCGGTCCGGGGCTGAAACGTTTCGCAATGTTTCATATGTTTCATTAAATCGTTTCAAATGGTTTATTTATGTGCTATATCGCTATGATAAGCGGTGTGAACCCCGCCGGAACACGCCCGTTCCCGGCGGGTTGAAACAATTTTTTGTTTCCCCGGTCCGGCCCTGTGGAGGAATATTTGGCGAAAGCGCAGTCAATTCAGCCTATTGACCGTTATGGCCCGACTATTGCTTTTCAAAAGGCCAAGGAAAGCTCCGCGGCATGACCGCGTTTCAGTTAATGAGGAGGAAATCGTGGCTCAAACAGCGATAGACATCGATATCGACGAAATCATAGAGCGCTACCCCGGCAAACCGGAATACCTGATCTTCCTGTTGCAGGATATCCAGGCCGCCTTCAACTACATCTCGCCCGAGGCCCTCACCCTGGTCTGCGACCATACCGGGGTGCCGGAGTCCCAGGCCTACGCGGTGGCCACTTTTTATAATTCCTTCAGCCTGGAGCCCAAGGGCGAAAACATCGTCCACGTGTGCCTGGGTACCGCCTGCCACCTCAAGGGCAGCGGGCTCATCGCCGAGAACCTGATGCGCAAGCTGGGCCTGGACGGCCCCGGCACCACCGAGGACCTCAAGTACACCGTGGAGACGGTCAACTGTCTGGGCGCCTGCGCCCTGGCCCCGGTGGCGGTGGTGAACGGCGAATACCAGCCCAAGGTGACCTCGCCCAAGCTGATGAAGACCGTGCAAAAGCTCGGCGACGAGTAAGGAGTGGATGGCATGCAAGCTACGGCAAAGGACACCACTGAGCTGAGGCTGGGCTCCCTGGAGGAGTTGGAGAAGTTGCGCGGCGAGCTGCGGGCGGCCGAAGACCCCGACCAGACCAGGATCATCGTCTGCCACGGCACCGGCTGCGTGGCCAACGGCAGCCCCGGCGTGACCCAGGCCCTCAAGGACGCCCTGGCCGCCGCCGGCGAGCAGGTGGAGGTGATGCCCGGCATCAAGACCACCGGCTGCCACGGCTTCTGCTCCCGCGGCCCCCTGGTCATCATAAAGCCCAAGAACATCTTCTATCAGCAGGTAAAGCCCGCCGACGCCGAGGAGATCGTGCAGCAGACGATCGTCAAGGGTGAAACGGTGGAGCGTCTGCTCTACAAGCTGCCCCAGAGCGGCGAGGCCGTGGAGACCACCGAGGATATCCCCTTCTACGCGGGCCAAGAGCGGGTGGTGCTCAAGAACATCGGCCAGATCGACCCCACCAAGATCGACGACGCCATCCGGGCCGGGGCCTACGCCGGCGCGGCCAAGGCCTTGACCACCATGGAGCCCCAACAGGTCATCGACGAGGTGATCAAATCCGGCCTGAGGGGCCGGGGCGGCGCGGGCTTCCCCACCGGCGTCAAGTGGAACCTGGCCGCCAAGCACCAGGGCGGGCAAAAGTACGTGCTGTGCAACGCCGACGAAGGCGACCCCGGGGCCTTCATGGACCGCTCCGTGATGGAGGGCGACCCCCACGCGGTGGTGGAAGGCATGATCATCGGCGGCTACGCCATCGGGGCCGACACCGGTTACGTGTACGTGCGCGCCGAATACCCCCTGGCCATCAAGCACCTGGAAAAGGCGCTGGCCGACGCCCGGGCCCTCGGCCTGCTGGGCGAGAACATCCTGGGCAGCGGCTTCAACTTCGACATCCGCATCAACCGCGGCGCGGGCGCCTTTGTCTGCGGCGAGGAAACCGCCCTCATGCGCTCGGTGGAGGGCAAGGTGGGCGAGCCGGTGCCCCGGCCTCCCTATCCCTCCGACAAGGGCCTGTTCGGCAAGCCCTCCGTGCTCAACAACGTGGAGACCTGGGCCAACGTCAGCCGCATCCTGGACCGGGGCGCGGATTGGTTCGCTTCCCTGGGCACCGAGAAGTCCAAGGGCACCAAGGTCTTCGCCCTGGTGGGCAAGGTCAACAACGTGGGCCTGGTGGAAGTGCCCATGGGCATCAAGCTGAAGGATATCGTCATGACCATCGGCGGCGGGGTGCCCGGCTCCGACCGCTTCAAGGCGGTGCAGACCGGCGGCCCCTCCGGCGGCTGCCTGCCCTGGGAAGACGCCGAGTTGCCGGTGGACTTCGACTCGCTTATCGCCGCGGGCTCCATGATGGGCTCCGGCGGCATGATCGTCATGGACGACCGCGACTGCATGGTGGACGTGGCCAAGTACTTCCTGGGCTTTTTGGAGGAGGAATCCTGCGGCAAGTGCTTCCCCTGCCGCCTGGGGGTGCCCCGCCTGCGCGAGACCCTCAATCGCTTCTCCAAGGGCGAGGGCACGATCGAGGACATCGACGACCTCTACAGCATGGCCGAGGCCATCAAGGCCGGCTCCCTGTGCGCCCTGGGCGGCACGGCGCCCAACGCGGTGCTCAGCACCCTGCGCTACTTCCGCGACGAGTACGAGGCCCACATCCTGGAGCACCGCTGCCCGGCCGGCGTTTGCAAGGACCTTATCACCTACAGCATCGACCCCGAGGCCTGCACCGGCTGCCACGCCTGCTTCCGGGCCTGCCCCCAGAACGCGGTCAGCGGCGAGAAGAAAAAGCCGCACACCATCGACGAGAGCTTGTGCATCCGCTGCGGCATGTGCCTGGAGTCCTGCAAGTTCGGCGCGGTCCAAGTCCAATAGGCCTTTAGCCCATATTTGGGAGTCTGCATAATGTTGAGTTTGACCATAGACGGAAAGAAAGTCGAAGCCGAGGCCGGTTGGACGCTACTGGACACGGCGCGCCAATACGGCATCGAAATACCCACCCTGTGCTACCACGAGGCCGTGGAGCCCTTCGGGGCCTGCCGGCTGTGCGTGGTGGAGCTCAGGCAGGGCAACGCCTCGCGCCTGGTGGCCTCCTGCGTGTATCCGGCCGAAGAGGGCCTGGAGGTGCACACCGCCAGCGAGAAGGTGAACAACGTACGCCGCTGGATTCTGGAGATGCTCATGTCCGAGTGTCCGGCCAGCCAAGAAATAAAGGAAATGGCCGCCCAGTACGGGGTGGAGACCACTCGCTTCGAGATCAATGACCCGGAGCAGGAGTGCATTCTCTGCGGGCTGTGCGTGCGGGCCTGCGCCCAGGTGGTGGGGGCCAACGCCATCAGCACCGTGGGACGCGGCGCGCAAAAGGAAATCGGTTCCCCCTACCTGGTTCCAGGCGATGCCTGCGTGGCCTGCGGCACCTGCGTGACCGTGTGCCCCACCGGAGCCATGAGGGCTCGCTTCGAACGGGTGCGCGGGGTTCCCTCCGTGGTCATGGCCCGGTCGGTCAAGTGATAGTGAAGGAGGATAGACATGGCTAACCAAAGCAAGATAGGCGTCTTCCTCTGCGAGTGCGGCCGCCGCATCGCCCCCCTGGTGGAGTTGGATACGCTGAAGAAGCAGCTGGAAGGCGACCCCCTGATCAGCTACGTGGGCGTGGAGCCCTTCTCCTGCCTGGCTCCGGGCATGGCCGACATCAAGGCGGCCGTGGCCGAGCACGGCCTGGACCGGGTGGTGGTGGCCGGCTGCGAGGCCCGGGTGATGCTCAGCAAGTTCGAGCACGAGCTGGAGGGCAGCGGCCTGGAGGCGGGCCAGATCGACATCGTCAACCTCAGGGGCCACGTGGCCCAGGTCAGCGATCTGAGCCCCGAGGAGAAGGCGGTCAAGGGCTTCAAGCTCATCAAGGCCGTGGCCGCGGGCCTGGAGGCCCTGGCCCCCTCGCCCCTGGAAAAGGTGGAGTTCAACGGCCCGGTGATGATCCTGGGCGGAGGCATCGCCACCTACAGCGCGGCCCAGGAGCTGTCGCGCCGGGGCATCGAGTGCATCGCCGCGGTGGCCACCGACGAGTGGGAAGACGAGATCCGCATGCTGCACGAGCACTACCCCGGCGAGCGCCACTACTACGACCGCCTGGAGGCGATCATGCGGGAGGTGGACTCCAGCCCCCTGGTGCGCCGCATCACCGTGGGCGAGCTTACCTCCATGACCGGGCGCACCGGCGACTATCACGTCACCTTCAGCGACCCCATGGGCGGTCCGCCCCGGGTGTACGAGGTGGGGGCCATCATCGCCGCGCTGGACGGACAGATGCTCAACCAGGGCAGCAACTTCGGCCATGACGGCCGCAACGTGATCTGCCACACCGAGGCCGAGGAGATGCTCTGGACCCTGGGCGCCCCCGAGGGCAAGGTGCTGTTCTGGCTCAACGACTACGAGGCCGGCCACCCCGAGTATTCCTACCTCTCCAGCCGGGCGGCCTGGTCCATGGCCCGCTACATGCGCGAGAGCTCGCCGCTCACCGAGGTGACCATCCTCTACAACCATCAGATGTCCGTGCCCCTGTCCGCCGGCGAGCGGGCGGCCAGCCGCAAGCTGGGCATCGCCTGGCTGCCCTACGACGGCGCGCTTAGGCCCACGGTGCAGGCGGGCTTCGTCACCTACTGCGACCCCGTTAGCCACCTGGAGCAGGAGATGGCTTGGGACAAGCTGATCCTCAGCCCCCGGCGCAGCGTGGGCCACGAGGCCACCAAGGTGGCCCATATCCTGGGCCTGGAACACGAGGAGGGCACCTTCTTGGAGGAGCCCAAGCAGCGGGTGCGCCCGGAGCAGGTGGGACGCGACGAGGCCTATCTGGCGGGCAGCGCCCGCTACCCCTGCGACCTGCACGAGTCCCTGCGCCAGGGCCGCCGGGCGGCCACCAAGACCGCCGAGATCGTGGCCAAGGCCGAGGCGGGCGAGCTTTTCGCCCCGCGCATGGTCTGCGTGGTGGACCAGAGCAAGTGCATCGGTTGCGGCCTGTGCAAGGAAATCTGCGACTGCGGAGGCATCGAGCCGGTGGAAGGCCCCGGCGGCAACATCCCCCGCCATGTGGACCCCATGGTCTGCACCGGCGGCGGCACCTGCGCGGCGGCTTGCCCCTACCACGCCCTGACCATTCAGAACAACACCACCACCCAGCGCGAAGCCAGGGTCAGCACCCTGGCCAACGCCCTGGCCCCCGACGAGGTGGTGGCCTTCGGCTGCGCCTGGGGCGGTCTGGCCGCGGCCGACAACGCCGGGGTCAAGGGCATGACCTACGATCCGCGTCTGTACATGCTCCGGGTAAGCTGCATCGGCCAGTTGGATCCATCGGTGTTGGCCCGCGCCTTCCTGGAGGGCGCCAACAGCCTGCTACTCATCGGCTGCCCCCCCGAGGACTGCCACCACTCCTTCGGCCTGGACCACACCTGGAGCCGGGTCAACCTGATGAAGAAGCTGTTGTCCCTGTGCGGCTTCGACCGCCGGCGCATCGCCTTGGCCCATGCCGACCTGAACCGGCCCGAGGAGTACATCCAGACCGTTAACAGCTTCATCGCGGCCATGGCCGAGCTGGGGCCCATCGAGCGCACCCCGGAAAACCAGGAGAAGCTGGCCGGGCTCTACGCCACGGTGAACAGCCCCCGGGTCCGCTGGGTGCTGGGCGCCACCCTGCGGCGCCCCTGGGAAGATGTCTATCCCGGCAACCAGCGCAACGCCCTGGCCTTTGACCGCGACATGATGGGCGTGGTCAGCGAGGAGTTCATCAAGGCGCGGGTGGCCAACCTGCTCAAGGAGCAGGCGCGGCCCTTCCAACTGCGCGAGCTGGCCGCCGCCCTGCACACGGACGAGAAGCCCCTCATGGAAAGCCTGCGCGAGATGGTGGGCGAGGGGGTCGTCGGCCGCATGCACAAGGACGGCGTGGCCCACTACGTCATGCGCTAGAGCCAAGCAACCCACACCAGGGCGGCGGTCCTCCGGGGCCGCCGCCCTTTTTGGTGCCTCGAGTTTGGGCTGGACGCTTTATTTCGTATAATTCGAAGAGGTCGGCCGTTAAAGGAAAAATCATTGTGGTTTATGCAGCCGTTTATAAAAAGAGAGTTACCCTGTAATAGGAAATGCGACGCGGTTTGAAGTCCGGCACAGCCAGCCGCCGGCAAACAAGGCGTCTGGCGAGCGAGGACCGCAGGCGTAGCCAATGCTACGTCGAGGTCCGAGCGCAGCCAGCAACACCGTATGCCGGTGGCTGGCGCAGCCGGTCGTCACGGATGAAACAAACGATCTGGACGGATACATGCCATGAAACCCAAAGTACTGGTAACCCGCGGCCTGCCCGAGCCGGTCATGGAATTTCTGCGGGAGAATTTCCAGCTGAGCGTCAACCCCCGCGAGCGGGCCTTTACCCGCGAGGAGTTCCTGGCCGCCGCCAGGGGCATGGAGGGCATCCTGCCTCTACTCACCGAGCGCATCGACGGCGAGGCCCTGGACGCCGCCGGGCCGGGGCTAAAAATCGTGGCCAACTACGCGGTGGGCTACAACAACATCGACCTGGACGCGGCCACGGCGCGGGGAGTGGCGGTAAGCAACACCCCCGGGGTGCTCACCGACACCACCGCCGATTTGGCCATGGCCCTGATCCTGGCCGTGGCCCGGCGGGTGCCCGAGGGCGACCGTCTCTGCCGCACCGGCGGCTTTCCCGGCTGGAGCCCCCAGTTCATGCTGGGCGCGGACGTGCACCACAAGACCCTGGGGCTGGTCGGCCTGGGCCGGGTGGGCCGGGCGGTGGCCAGGCGTGCGGCGGGATTCGACATGGAGCTGATCTACGCCCCCCATGGGGCTTGCCCGGCGGGCGGGGTGGACCCCGAAAGCGGGGCCCGGTGCCTGCCCCTGGCCGAGGTGCTGGCCCGGGCCGATTTTCTGAGCCTGCACGTGCCGCTCACCCCCGAGACCCGCCATTTGCTGGGCGCGGCCGAACTGGCCCTGATGAAACCCGGCGCCTTTTTGATCAACACCGCCCGGGGCGAGGTGGTGGACGAGGCGGCCCTGGCCCGGGCCCTGGCCTCCGGCCGCCTGGGCGGGGCGGGCCTGGACGTGTATGAGAACGAGCCCCGGGTGCATCCGGGGCTGGTGAGTCTGGACAACGTGGTGCTCCTGCCCCACGTGGGCAGCGCCACCGTGGAGACCAGGGTGGCCATGGGCAAAAAGGCGGCGGACAATCTCGTCGCCCTGCTCTTGCGCGGCCAGAGGCCGCCCGACTGCCTCAACCCGGAGGTCCTGGGCTGAGGGGCTCTACTTCTTTTTCATCGCCTCGAAACGCTCCTGCCGTTGCTTGTCGGCCTGGAGGTAGGCCACGTAGTACTTGTAGATGTTGCCCACGTACTGCACGGTTTCGCGCCCGATGACCTTGGCCGCGACCACCTCCACGTTATGGAACCAGACGTTGGGGTCCAGCTCCATCTTGGCCGCCCGTTGGCGCAGATTGGCCACCTTGCCCGGACCTGCGTTGTAGGAGGCAAAGGTGAACAGCACCTTGTTCAGCTGGTCCATCTTGGGGTCGTCCTTGAAGTAGCGGTCGAAGATCCAGCGAAGGTACTTGGTGCCCGCGTGGATGTTGTTCTCCAGCTTCTTGTATTGAGCGATGGATACCGGCGGATTGGCGGCGGTCTTGGGCATTATCTGCATCACCCCCACCGCGCCCACGTGGCTCACCTTCTCGTTGTCCAGGCCGGATTCCTGAAAAGCCAGGGCGGTGAGCATCAACCAGTCGAAGCCGTACTGGGAGGCGTATTTCTGGAAAAACTTGGTGGTGCGGTTGAAACGCTGGATGTTCTCTTCGTTCAGGGCCTCCCGGGCCCACTTGGTGTCCTGGTAGTAGCGCTTGGTCAAGATGTTGCCCATCAGGGTGCCTTGCTTGTGGGTCTTCACAAAGGCGTTGATGGATTTCACCAGCTTGGGGCTGTTTTTGCGCACCGCCCAGGCGATGCGGCCGCCGGTGCGCACGGCCAGTTGGTGGTGCACCTGGATTTTCTTGAATATCTTGGCCCAAAAATCGGCCAGGTGGCTGTCGGCGATGGTGATGGGCACCAGGCCGGCGTTGGCCATTTCCAGGATGTCCTCGGTCTCCAGGTTTTCGTCGGCAAACTCGATTTTTACCGGTTTGAGCTTCTTTTTCTTCAGAGCGGCGTTGAGCTTGATCAGGCTCCCGTAATAGCTGCTGGACTTGCGCACATACACCGCCCGGCCGGACAGGTCGTCCAGGCTCTTGAGGGCCGGGGCGCCGGGGCCGGTCACCACCACCTCCTTCACGTTGTCGGCGAAGGGGGCGCAAAATTCCACCTCCTTGCGCCGGTAGGAGGTGATGGTCAGGTTGGCGGCGGCGATGTCTCCCTTGCCCTGGATCAGGTAAGGAATCAACTTGTCCCTGGCCACGGGGATGATGATTACGTGAACCCTGAGATGCTTCTGCCTCTTGCCCCTCTTGGCCAGCTCCTTGTTGAGCTCATCTTGGTACATCTGGAGGGCTTCGTAGGTGACCCCGCGCTCCCGGCCCCCGTCCAGAAAATAGTTGGTTTTGTTGTAGGCCACCAGGGCGCGGATGGCCCGCTCCTTTATCATGCTGGGCAGGTCGCCGGTCCGGGGTCGTTTTATCTGCTGGATGAATTCCTCGGATAGGGCTTCATCCGTATTGGCGTGCGCCGGGGGGCACCACGGCAGGCAAGCGAGGGCGATGAGCATGCCCGAGAGGCAGGCTATGGATCTTTTCAAAAGTTTTCCCAAGTTGCCTTCTCCAGCTGGTGGGTCCGCGGAAATCCTCTATTGAGCATAAGGCTCCCTAGCCCGTTCGCCTCATACCTCACCGTATGTATCATCAAAGCGTCACAATTGTCCAACCACGGGGCGGCCGCAATATCGGCGCCGCGGCGGTGGTGCAAAAGTTCCCTTGTCTGCTGGCTGTAATATGGGTTACAAATGATAACGATTACATTGTAGCCGTCCGCACCTCCAACCGAAGTCTTGGGAGATTTATTAGGTGGCTGTTTGCCTGTCATCCGGAGAGCGTGCATGAATACCCTAAAAAGGTTGGCTAACGGCATAGACAGGATTAACCAGGCGGTAGGCCGCTTTGTCTCCTGGATCACCGCCCTGCTGGTGCTGGTGGTCTTCGCCGACGTGGTTATGCGCTACGTGTTCCAGATCAGCTTCGTGTTCACCCAGGAATTGGAGTGGCACCTGTTCGCCTTCATCTTCCTGATGGGCGCGGGCTACACCCTACTGCACGACGGACACGTGCGGGTGGACATCATCTACCAAAAGCTGGGGCCCAAGGCCCAGGCCTGGATCAACTTCCTGGGCTGCCTGCTGTTCCTCTTCCCCGGCTGCTTCCTCATCATCTACACCTCCTGGGGTTTCGTGGAAAACTCCTTTGCCATCATGGAGGGGTCGCCGGACCCCGGCGGCATCCCCCTGCGCTTCATCCTCAAGAGCATGATCCCCTTGGGTTTCGTCCTGGTGTGGTTGCAGGGCATCAGCCTTTTCATCAACAGCTTCCTGGTCATCACCGGCCGCCAAGAGACCAATAGGGAGGCCGCCTGATGTTTGAGGAGTACATGGCGGGCTGGATGTTCCTGGCCTTGACCATCTGGTTGATGGCGGGCTTCCCGGTCACCTTCACCCTCATGGGCACCGCCCTTTGCTTCGGCCTCATCGGCTCGGGGTTCGACTTCTTCAACCTGCTGCCCATGCGCATCTGGGGAGTGATGAACAACGTGGTGCTCATCGCGGTGCCCCTGTTCATTTTCATGGGGGTCACCCTGGAGCGCTCGGGCCTGGCCGAGGAGTTATTGGACACCATGGGCCGCCTGTTCGGGCGCATGCGCGGCGGCCTGGCCATCTCGGTGGTGGTGGTGGGGGCCCTGTTGGGCGCTTCCACGGGCATCGTGGGGGCCACGGTGGTGACCATGGGCCTGTTGGCCGTGCCCACCATGCTTCGGCGCAACTACCAGAAAGAACTGGCCTGCGGCACGGTGGCCGCCTCGGGCACCCTGGGCCAGATCATCCCGCCCTCTATCGTGTTGGTGCTTTTGGGCACCATCGTGCAGGTGCCGGTGGGCGACCTGTTCATGGCCGCCATCTTCCCCGGCCTGATTCTGGTGGCCCTGTACATCATCTACATCATCGTGATCACCATGATCAGGAAGGACATCGCCCCGCCCATTCCCCGGGACGAAGAGATGGACGGCCTGAGCCGCACCCAGTTCTTCATGCGGGTGGCCAAGGCCCTGTTCCCGCCCCTGTTTTTGATCGTGGCGGTGCTGGGTTCCATCTTCGCCGGGGTGGCCTCGCCCACCGAGGCGGCGGCGGTGGGCAGCGTGGGCGCGGTGCTCTTGGCCATCTGGAACAAGAAGTTCAACATCACGGTGCTGCGCGAGGTCATGGACGCCACCACCAAGCTAACCTGCATGGTGTTCATCATCCTGGTGGGCGCGGCGGCCTTCGGCCTTACCTTCCGCGAGCTCAACGGCGACGACCTGGTGCGCAATTTCCTGACTCACGTGGCCCACATGTACAGCCATCAGATGGTGCTGGTCATCGTCATGGCGGTGATCTTTTTGGTGGGTTTCGTGCTGGACTTCATCGAGATCACCTTTATCCACGTGCCGGTCCTGGTGCCCATCCTGATCGAGGAGTTCAACTTCGACCCTTTGTGGATTTGCGTGCTGCTGGCGGTGAACCTGCAGACCTCTTTCATGACGCCGCCCTTTGGTTTCTCACTGTTCTATTTGAAAGGGGTGACCCCGCCGGAAGTGAGAACCGGCCACATATACCGGGGCATCATTCCCTTTGTGGCCTTGCAACTCATAGGCCTGTTCATCGTGGCGTATTGGCAGGAGTTGTCCACTTGGCTGCCCCGGGTCGTCTATAGCAACTAGGTTGTTCAGCAATCCGGGGTTGTGCCGGACGGGCTTTTTGTATTACACATTATGAACACTTTGAGCGGGGGCGTAACTTGGGGTGTGCGCCCTCCCAGCAAGCGGATCAACCGCGCCCAGCGCGGAAGTACGTCTATCTAAACTCTTAGGAGGAGAGCGCATGAAAAGACGCGACTTCTTGAAAAAAGCCGGTGCCGGAGCGGCGGTGGCCGCGGCGGCCACGGCGGTATCGGCCCCGGCGGTCTTGGCCAAGAAAAAAATCAAATGGAAAATGGTCACCACCTGGCCGCCCAAGCTGCCTTATCTGCAGACCGGGGCGGAGCGCTTGGCCAAACGGGTCAAGGAGATGTCGGGCGGTGAGTTCGACATCAAGGTCTACGCGGCCGGCGAGCTGGTACCCGCCTTCGGCTCTTTCGAGGCGGTGAGCAACGGCACGGTGCAGGCCGGCAGCGGCGCGGCCTACTACTGGGCGGGCAAGTCCCCGGCGGCCCAGTGGTTCGCGGCGGTGCCCTTCGGCCTCAACGCGGTGGGCATGGCCGCCTGGTTCTGGGGCGGCGACGGCCTGAAGCTGTGGGAAGAGACCTACGCCCCCTTCAACCTGGTGCCCCGTCCGGCGGGCAACACCGGCGTGCAGATGGGCGGCTGGTTCAACAAAAAGATCGAGTCCATCAACGACTTCAAGGGCCTGAAGATGCGCATCCCCGGACTGGGCGGCAAGGTGCTGGCCAAGGCCGGCGGCACCGTGGTGCTGACCCCGGGCGGCGAGATCTTCACCAACCTGGAGCGCGGGGTCATCGACGCCACCGAGTGGGTGGGCCCCTTGCACGACTACATCATGGGCTTCTACAAAGTGGCCAAGTACTACTACTATCCCGGTTGGCATGAGCCGGGAACCGTGCTGGAGAACTTCTTCAACAAGAAGGCCTACGACGCGCTGCCCAAGGAGTACCAGGTCATGCTGGATATGGCCTGCGCCGAGACCTACAACTGGATGCTCTCGGGCTTCAACGCCGACAACGGCGCGGCCCTGGAGAAGCTGATCACCCAGCACCATGTGAACCTGGTGCGCTTCCCCGCCGACGTGATGGCCCAGCTCAGAAAGCTGGCCTACGAGACCTTGGACGAGATCGCGGCCAAGGACAAGCAG contains:
- a CDS encoding TRAP transporter large permease, whose translation is MFEEYMAGWMFLALTIWLMAGFPVTFTLMGTALCFGLIGSGFDFFNLLPMRIWGVMNNVVLIAVPLFIFMGVTLERSGLAEELLDTMGRLFGRMRGGLAISVVVVGALLGASTGIVGATVVTMGLLAVPTMLRRNYQKELACGTVAASGTLGQIIPPSIVLVLLGTIVQVPVGDLFMAAIFPGLILVALYIIYIIVITMIRKDIAPPIPRDEEMDGLSRTQFFMRVAKALFPPLFLIVAVLGSIFAGVASPTEAAAVGSVGAVLLAIWNKKFNITVLREVMDATTKLTCMVFIILVGAAAFGLTFRELNGDDLVRNFLTHVAHMYSHQMVLVIVMAVIFLVGFVLDFIEITFIHVPVLVPILIEEFNFDPLWICVLLAVNLQTSFMTPPFGFSLFYLKGVTPPEVRTGHIYRGIIPFVALQLIGLFIVAYWQELSTWLPRVVYSN
- a CDS encoding TRAP transporter small permease subunit: MNTLKRLANGIDRINQAVGRFVSWITALLVLVVFADVVMRYVFQISFVFTQELEWHLFAFIFLMGAGYTLLHDGHVRVDIIYQKLGPKAQAWINFLGCLLFLFPGCFLIIYTSWGFVENSFAIMEGSPDPGGIPLRFILKSMIPLGFVLVWLQGISLFINSFLVITGRQETNREAA
- a CDS encoding TRAP transporter substrate-binding protein, coding for MKRRDFLKKAGAGAAVAAAATAVSAPAVLAKKKIKWKMVTTWPPKLPYLQTGAERLAKRVKEMSGGEFDIKVYAAGELVPAFGSFEAVSNGTVQAGSGAAYYWAGKSPAAQWFAAVPFGLNAVGMAAWFWGGDGLKLWEETYAPFNLVPRPAGNTGVQMGGWFNKKIESINDFKGLKMRIPGLGGKVLAKAGGTVVLTPGGEIFTNLERGVIDATEWVGPLHDYIMGFYKVAKYYYYPGWHEPGTVLENFFNKKAYDALPKEYQVMLDMACAETYNWMLSGFNADNGAALEKLITQHHVNLVRFPADVMAQLRKLAYETLDEIAAKDKQAGKVHAAFKKFQKQVGVWGEVSEKAYYDVIAEKFSLKG
- a CDS encoding lytic transglycosylase F, producing the protein MKRSIACLSGMLIALACLPWCPPAHANTDEALSEEFIQQIKRPRTGDLPSMIKERAIRALVAYNKTNYFLDGGRERGVTYEALQMYQDELNKELAKRGKRQKHLRVHVIIIPVARDKLIPYLIQGKGDIAAANLTITSYRRKEVEFCAPFADNVKEVVVTGPGAPALKSLDDLSGRAVYVRKSSSYYGSLIKLNAALKKKKLKPVKIEFADENLETEDILEMANAGLVPITIADSHLADFWAKIFKKIQVHHQLAVRTGGRIAWAVRKNSPKLVKSINAFVKTHKQGTLMGNILTKRYYQDTKWAREALNEENIQRFNRTTKFFQKYASQYGFDWLMLTALAFQESGLDNEKVSHVGAVGVMQIMPKTAANPPVSIAQYKKLENNIHAGTKYLRWIFDRYFKDDPKMDQLNKVLFTFASYNAGPGKVANLRQRAAKMELDPNVWFHNVEVVAAKVIGRETVQYVGNIYKYYVAYLQADKQRQERFEAMKKK